In one window of Microtus pennsylvanicus isolate mMicPen1 chromosome 2, mMicPen1.hap1, whole genome shotgun sequence DNA:
- the LOC142844155 gene encoding sperm motility kinase-like encodes MEEVRETLYCDKETFSSIYQMLTTLGRGTFATIKLAFHVPTVSYVAVKILANVNGDCAPNHNEVDIMRSLVHPHIIRFLREVQTRDMTYLIMDYASKGDLLRQIRKPGGLQECEARRLFGQVVQAVKYCHDNCIVHRDIKANNILIDASGNAKLCDFGLAVRVVPGTKLKTFCGTLAYCAPELFGVEPYDGYASDVWNLGVLLYYMVARHLPFQASSSMGLKQQILAANFSVPHHVPLDIFNVIVEIFMIGPNRRPTINQILTRPMIRNSQARASIQSLPGTLSSSIVGTMAGEEIIECLEVQKFDQAMATYLSLQHQAPGGDCCHHQVKPTTPMEPGLAHLSHLRCPVADSLISSSPDSSKSFSPSKIGLCGSLTARAQTSCSLYHPHGADHNEAANDAEKLCSSLGTTLRVTPKGSSLGDTLLTTRQKEAISHGQPQDAGPASSQNQRRHRWKRVKKTLVNGFRHLCCCLPPAESNHASRENQAPQSGDPRGTHRTR; translated from the coding sequence atggaggaggtcagagagacCCTCTACTGTGACAAGGAGACATTTAGCAGTATCTATCAAATGCTGACAACTCTGGGACGAGGAACTTTTGCCACAATCAAACTGGCCTTTCACGTGCCCACTGTCAGCTACGTGGCTGTGAAGATTCTGGCAAATGTGAATGGGGACTGCGCCCCGAACCACAATGAGGTTGATATAATGAGATCCCTCGTTCATCCGCATATAATCAGGTTCCTTCGGGAGGTGCAGACACGGGACATGACGTATCTCATAATGGATTACGCCTCCAAAGGGGACCTCTTGCGTCAGATTCGCAAACCGGGAGGCTTACAGGAGTGCGAGGCTCGAAGGCTGTTTGGACAGGTAGTACAGGCAGTGAAGTACTGCCACGACAACTGTATCGTCCACAGGGACATTAAGGCAAATAACATCTTGATCGACGCCTCTGGAAATGCCAAGCTCTGTGATTTTGGCCTGGCAGTCAGAGTTGTCCCTGGGACAAAACTAAAGACTTTCTGCGGCACTCTGGCCTACTGTGCCCCGGAACTCTTCGGAGTGGAGCCATACGATGGCTATGCCAGCGATGTTTGGAACTTAGGCGTGCTCCTCTACTACATGGTGGCCAGGCACCTTCCGTTCCAAGCGAGCTCTTCTATGGGGTTGAAGCAGCAAATTTTGGCTGCAAACTTCAGCGTTCCTCATCATGTCCCACTTGATATTTTCAACGTAATCGTGGAAATCTTCATGATCGGCCCCAACAGGAGGCCCACCATCAATCAAATCCTGACGCGCCCCATGATCAGGAACAGCCAGGCACGGGCATCCATCCAGAGTCTCCCAGGCACCCTGAGCTCTAGCATTGTCGGCACCATGGCAGGTGAAGAAATAATTGAGTGTCTAGAAGTCCAAAAATTTGATCAGGCGATGGCCACATACCTGAGTCTGCAACACCAGGCACCCGGGGGAGACTGCTGCCATCACCAGGTGAAACCCACAACACCCATGGAGCCAGGCCTTGCCCACCTATCCCACCTGCGCTGTCCTGTGGCTGATTCCCTCATTAGCAGCAGCCCGGACAGCAGCAAGAGTTTCTCTCCATCGAAGATCGGGTTGTGTGGCAGCCTGACGGCGAGGGcccagacatcctgctctctgtacCACCCTCATGGGGCAGACCACAATGAGGCTGCAAatgatgcagagaaactctgcagCTCGCTGGGGACGACTCTGCGTGTAACCCCCAAAGGCTCCTCCCTTGGGGACACACTGCTGACCACCAGACAGAAAGAGGCCATCAGCCATGGTCAGCCCCAGGATGCCGGGCCAGCTTCCTCCCAAAACCAGAGGCGTCACCGCTGGAAGAGGGTCAAGAAAACCCTTGTCAATGGCTTCCGACACCTATgttgctgcctgcctcctgcagagAGTAACCATGCCTCCCGTGAGAACCAGGCTCCACAGTCAGGGGATCCTAGAGGCACCCACAGAACCAGGTGA